The DNA region TGCGAGGGATGGAGGTGCACCCCATAGAGGTGTCCGTAGAGCTTTATGGTCTTGATGTCTTTCTGggaaggagggggaggaggaggttCCTGGGCTGGGTCCCCTCCGTGCCGCCGCACTGACCCCAGTCCTTCCCgcagggctgctggagagcCAGCTGCCCGAGGAGGAGGCCAAGTGCTGCGAGGTGCAATGGGACTCCTGCGACCACCCCCCAGACAGCAGCTCCGACACATCCCCCAAATCCACGGCGTCAGAGTCGCTCCATTACCACCGCCACGACCCCCACCTCCATCACCAGCGGCAGAACCACTACCATCTCTACCACCACCACCAGTACCACCACTCCCCGTCCTTGCTGCCGGTCTCCGCGGGGTCTcgcctgggcagcagcaggatcCGGCTGTGCGTGCTGGTTCTGATGCTCCTCCACACCATGGTGTCTTTCTCGAGCGTGCACAGCGGCGGCGGGGGCTCGGCCCAGAGACCCTGCCCTCCTTGGATGAGAGCGTGGCGCGGGACGAGTGACGCGGAAGGCAGAGCCGACCTCCGAGAGGAAACGCCAGATCTTTTTCCACGAAAGGGGGCACATGCTATTCCTCCAATGGGAGGCACGGGATCGGGGGTGACGCACACAGACACACCCCCACACATACCCCCAAGAGCTGCTCGCCGCGGGGCATCCCCGTGATGAAGAGTCTCTAATGCGCACAGGGCTGCGGGACTCGGCGGTGAGAAGGGTTCAGTCAGCAGCGGCCGGGCGGCTCGGcgtggggtgggatgggatgtggAGTGGAGGGGGTGGGACCCCTCGGGAGGTGGCCCCATGGGTACCGCATGTGCCTTGGGTACCCACCAGCTACGTGCCAGGAGTGTGGAAATCAGCCTAATCCCCGTTTCTCCTCTGTCTGTAAAGCCCAGCACCCTGTGGTCCCAAACTGGTGGGAGGGTATGGAGACAGCATCTCTCCGCAACCCTCCTCTTCCCGTCCCTGGGGAAAACCCAGCAAGGCAAGGCAGTCCCTACACGGCCTGGCCGggctccttctgctgctggtAATGCTGGTGGGGCTGGAGGATGCTGTCCTGTGGTGCTGGTGGGGCTGcgctgtggtgctgctgggattGGTGCCACTCAGCCCGGCGCTCCCTGCTTTGCAACATGATGGTTCCATTTACCATCTCTTGCTTGCTTTCCCCATGGGAGAGGCTGCTCTCCGGGAGGCGTTAGGGAGATGTGGTGAAGCTGAGGGTGTCTTCAGCTTGCAGTGGGATCAAGGCTGGTAACAATTGGATGAAAGGCTTCGGAGGGCATCCTTCCATGCTTCGTGGCCACAAATCATCTACTGGATGGCAGAAGGACTGGGTGAAGGGCTGGAGAAATCTGGCTGGTAGGGATGGTCTCCCACACACAGCAGAGGCGCTAATAAGGCCCAGCTGGAGAAGGGAGTTCTCCCAAAAGCTTTTTATCAATAGTTGCCCCCAGATCAGAGAACATTGAGGAGCCCACCCAGGGCAGCGGCGCTCGCTCAGGCAAGGTGCAGCCTCAGTCAATGCAGACTTTTTATACCTGAGTTCAGCGTTTCTGGGCATTCAGTCCTAAATAGTCGCCAGGTCCCTCCCTGCCACGAAGCTTCCAAATTCTCCATCCACCCACAGGGCTCCGCAGGCAGCACGGAGGAGGTGGGGAAGCAggctgcagacagctgcaggGTGCCGTGGTCACAGCGTGGGTGCACACCTGCTGCTTCCATCCCTGCCCTTCAGGTCAGCCCAGGGTTAGGGTCAGGGTGGCCCTGAGGATTGTCAGAGGATGAGGATTGTCCTGCTGTGCCCCGacctgtgccagggccttgTGGAGCAGTGAGGAGATTCAGGGCTGTGAGCATTTCTGGTTCCTGGTCCGGTGAGGTGAAGCGAAGCCCCAtgcacagtgctgcttctgACCTGGAGGAGGGCAGCACCAGGAACCTTGCAGGAAAGGCTGCTCCCGATGTTTCCAGCCCACTCACAGACCAAAGAGGCTCTGAAAAGCAGCTGAATGTGTGATTTCTGCTTCGACTCAAacttcagagctctggggagaTGTTTACACACTACCAGTTACCTGTTACCAAAGTCCTGAGGATGCAGAGCCCATGGACTTGTTGTGCAGGGCTGTCGGGTAGGAGAGCTCACGCTTGTGGGAGGTGCAGAGCGTTTCCCAAGCAGATTCTATTACTGTTGCCACCCAGGATGGATAGGTAGGGAGATTCTTGTTTGAATATTCACGGTGGCATCCCTGTACTTGCAGTCTGGTTTACACCGAGCTGGGAACTCGGAcgtgcagcagctcagcaaacAGGAGAGGGGCTGCTCCGTTTGCTGCGGCACCGCAGTGTTGTGGCAAAAAGCGAAGGCACACAGCAAGAGCGAAGGAGGGAGAGCAGCCGCGTCCCATTCCTTCTTaaggaaatgagatttttcatgTACTGCCAAGAGTGAAGCTGATTCCAGGCGCCTCTCCCCGAGATAGGCTGTGTCCAATCTGGGGGAAAGCGTGGCCCCGTGTGGTGCGTCAGCGCACGGCCCTgactcagctctgctctttctctgcCCGCAGCTTGCTGGGGGTGCTGGGCCTCTGCCCCACGGCTGCACAGAGTGACAGCAGCGGGGACAGCTTGGGGACGCTGCGTTtgggtgcagggatggggatcccaggcagggagcagccagcTCAGGGTGCTGCTGCGAGGGGCCGTGGCATTACCTAGTGTGACTGCGAGGAAAGTGCTGAGTCTTCACAGAGCGGGGCTGTTGGAAGGAGTTCTTTTATTTAGCAAGTCTGGGCTGCTGTCAATAAGTTCTGTGGTTTTCGGGCACCATATGCTGTATTCAACACTTTGCCAATGGCGTTAAACAAATCCAGACGTGGCTGTTTGAGGAGCGGGGAGCAGCTGGGAGCGGTGCGTGGCGCAGTCCGACACTGTAGGGCCAGCAGATAAAAATCTTCCCTCTGCCCTGACGCTGCAACCCCGATAACCCTCCACGTCAGCCTTCCCTTTGCtagaagagagaagcagaaagcagaccGGGTGCGGGCTCAGCTGATACCCCACGGTTCCCCATTGCGCCCTTTGCGGAGCATCCCCAGGAGCGCAGCCCCACGCAGCCCAGCCTGCAGGAATTCAGCCCACGGAgctcctcctttcccttccactcACCGATCTGATTTCTCCCCCCGGTGCTGGGGGTCGGGAtggtgctgcagggagaggtgGCCACGGCCGTGGCCCGTCTGCTGCGCCAGCCCTCTGCACTGCGCTTTAATGTCGCTGCCAGTTgtacaaattaattaaaaataactgcagaaaAATCCCAAAGAAAGGCCCCGCTTCCTCTGGTGAAGATTAATCATTAGTTGAGCctttttcttatgaaaatacAGATCCATGGTAGCCCCAGGCAAAAGATTCCCAGGGAGAGCCCTCACCATTCGTGCTCAGAGTTAGGGAAATCGCTTTGAAAGCATCTGACAACTAAAGCAGAACATGTTGAGTAACTTGGCAACACTCTGAAAACATCTTGAAATGGTTTTTGTTCAAcacattttgcttctcttcaaTAGGAGATGTCAGGGCAGTTCATTCACTGCCACTCAGGGCTGCGGGCGATGCCGGGAGATGGCTCCTCTGCAAAGAACTGGAAACCCCGATATGTGCTGCTGTGAGCCAGGGGCAGGGTGGTGCTGCCATGTCGGAGTGGCCTGGAGCTCTGCAtggctgcctgtgctgcacCCACATCCCTCATCCCTTATCCCATATCCTTCATCCCATGTTCTGCATCCCACTTCCCATATCTCTCATCCCCCATCCcaccctcagcagccctgccctgttcccagctgcctgcttcAGCCGCTGCCCTCTCAGCATCCTCAGATGCCCATCCTCAGCTCGCATTGGAGCACGATCCGATACGTGGCCACCACCCCAGGAAGGAACATCCCTTGAAATTAAGAGgcaaattcaaaacagaaaaaaatatctggagaAAATGGCTCTGAAAATCTATGCAACATGCCCAGCAATTTCGTTTATAGATTTTTTTGAGCTGCCCTATGAATTTCCATCCATGGGAGCATAAATCATTATTCCAAGTatattcagaatcacagaacggcctgggttgcaaaggagcacagtgctcatcagttccaacccctgctgtgtgcaggtcgccaaccagcagcccaggctgcccagagccacatccagcctggccttggatgcctccagggatggggcatcacagcctccttgggcagcctgttccagtgcctcgccaccctctgggggaaaaactccctcctaacatccaacccaaacctgcCCTGTCTCAGTTCAGAACCTCCTGCCCTGTGCCCTGgatcccagcagctcagggcctgCAGGCTCCAGCTGGGTCACTCCTCAAGGATTTTGTCACAGTTCTTTGCACGGCGTTGGATGTGTCCGTAGGGttgggctgcagctcagctccaggcACTGGAAATGGTCCTGAGTGGTTCCCACCTCCTCAGCATTCAGAACACCGGCACTTCATGGCCGTCCCATTGCAGAGCAGGGCGGCTCTAACTTTCCTCGCTGTAAACTGAAACTCAgcctacaatttttttttaaaatatatttatttactttacgAATTGGCTTCGGCTTATGAAATTTGGGTTTGGTATTgccatttttaaatgtatttatttgggAGCTGTCCATGCTTgaattgcaaaacaaaaagccatttCGAGCCAGATGGCTTTTtgggttgtttctttttcttttcattttgaaatgtatcAGGAGGCATATTGATAATTCgcactaacttttttttttcacattcagaAATGTATCCAGAACTGCCCTTTCCCACAAAATGTTTCATgttccaaaaaagaaagaaagaaagaaaaagacaaaaatcaatcACACTTTTTCTGCTCGCAGTTGGAACTGGTGGCGGTGGATTTGGAGAGAATAGCAATTTGTCAGGAATTCCAACCAGCTCGACTCAAAATAGCAAAACAGCACCCAACCGTTTCTCGAGGGCAGTGGGCTGAGCAGCGCCGTGGTGAAAGCAAACTGGAgagcttccttccttccttcctgcctcccttacttctttccttcctccaacccttcctccctcctcttttccttctccttcctcccttccttttttccttcNNNNNNNNNNNNNNNNNNNNNNNNNNNNNNNNNNNNNNNNNNNNNNNNNNNNNNNNNNNNNNNNNNNNNNNNNNNNNNNNNNNNNNNNNNNNNNNNN from Meleagris gallopavo isolate NT-WF06-2002-E0010 breed Aviagen turkey brand Nicholas breeding stock chromosome 9, Turkey_5.1, whole genome shotgun sequence includes:
- the FAM155B gene encoding LOW QUALITY PROTEIN: transmembrane protein FAM155B (The sequence of the model RefSeq protein was modified relative to this genomic sequence to represent the inferred CDS: inserted 1 base in 1 codon), giving the protein MPGRCSLRKAIAQSSSPVQMGASPQCLGDVRAVYKAWLCSEYFNVTQQQCRHRIPCKQYCLEVQTRCPFVLPDNDELIYGGLPGFICTGLLESQLPEEEAKCCEVQWDSCDHPPDSSSDTSPKSTASESLHYHRHDPHLHHQRQNHYHLYHHHQYHHSPSLLPVSAGSRLGSSRIRLCVLVLMLLHTMVSFSSVHSGGGGXGPETLPSLDESVARDE